Within Ananas comosus cultivar F153 unplaced genomic scaffold, ASM154086v1, whole genome shotgun sequence, the genomic segment GAGTTAAACCGAGTGTTAGGGAGCGGAAAGTAGCCCTAGGATGGGTAAGGCCTTGCTGGGATGAGGGGTTGCGTGAGTGCGAAAGGGGCCGGTGGGGCGTCACAGCTTCCTCCGTGGCATTCTTAGCCAGAATGGAAATCTACAGAGTAATGCTAAAAGTGGGAATTTAAGGTTTCAAAAGACACTTAATATCCACTGTTCATTTAGCTTTTTCATATGGAAtttatcaacaaaaaaaagcaCACTATTCTAGCGTTTTATTACCCCTAAGCATCAGCACTTGTGGGAAATGTAATCAAGAAGATAACCAACTATAACAGAATATAAACAACAAATTTCCAAAAAGGAACCAATTTCTAGGTCTCTTCTCCGTCGAAGGGATCAGAAGATCCTTGAAGCTTCCTTCTACTTGGAGGTGAAGTTTCCTTCTTCTTGGCGGTGTCGGGTCGTGACATCCATTGTGCTTGCTCTTCGTCGATTCAAACCCTAAATCGGCGAGATCGAGCAGGGAGACGATTCGAGAAGCAAATTCAAAGAGAATAGAGGGGATCATGAGTTTGATCATTAACCATTGCTCAAGAGCTAGTGGGTCGAAGAGGCTAAAAGGGGTAGATGGGAGGGTTTGCATGAGCTGGTGATCGGAGGGGCTCTTTGTCTAGGGTTTCGGGGGGTTGAGCGAGGGGAGAAGGGGGAGACACCTATTGAGAAAGGAGAATGGGAGAGATcagcttattttctttttcttttttttgtaattgggcctagtggattgggtggggtgggttgagtatatgtaatattttttattattttcttggttgggctttatatttggACCTAGGTAgactttttaataaaaaaaaaatattttggatataGATAGGATACTTGACCTAGGTaggttttttaataaaaaaataaaaaaaaattttggatatagGTGGGACACTTgcacaaaagtgttccaaaaatatgtccctataacctaattctgttgtagtgcgaCTCCATGACTGCCTGCTACCATAATGATGATGAAAGATTGGTGTATGCGCGCAAACGATATAGTGGTGATCCTCTTATCAGTTTGATCACACAACAGTCTTTGTAATAGGCTCAACTGATCAAATCCTACATTAGATCGTTACTGCACGATGTTCGTCTCCCTTATATTGCATTAGCTTTCCTAACTACGGAAGATCAATACATGCACACAAACAACGTGACAACAATTCTCTAACCAATTTGATCGTATGGTCGTCGACACGGCCAAGGTCcgttaaacaaaaataaaaactaaaataaaataaaataaaaataaatatatagataaaatgaaataataaatatttgtcTTGTATTACTATCTTTGTGATAGGCTTGATCCCATTCGGCTTAAATCTAATCACTGCCTTTGTGATAGTCTTGCTTCTAGTTTGCTTCCACTGAATTGTCGTCTTTGTGATAGGCTCGATTAGGTTCAGCTTAACCAAATCGTCACCTTCGTAATAGGCTTAATTTGGATACTATTAAACCAAAATTACTGTCTTCGTGATAGAGACgatttaaaccaaattgctGCCTTTGTGattgatttgatttggattcgGTTAAACCAAAATCGTCATCTTTGGATAGATGTAGTGCCATAATAGTCCTACATCATGAAAAAAGAGTATTTATTGAGAATATAAAAACCAcacaccctaataataataactggatttaagCACTTTAGGTTGGTAGTttaggcccaacaagttattattgctagtgggtcgggTCGATACAGTTGCTAACTATATCatgggtttggtgggagccacctcttgaacctgCAGGAGCcatctctagaatctcacattgcTTGAGAACCATAGATACTAGTagtaataactgagcttaagtaCTTTGGGCTCGTGgttttgggcccaacgagtaaTATTGCTAGCGGGCTATGTCGTTACAACTAGTTTCAGGATCGAATATCAGACGGaaatgtgagagctaagtgctatgcggtgCAGAAGctacctctagaatctcatattGTTTGATAATTCTGTTCTATGTCTGTGATTGGAGCAAACCGCAACACAACTAGTTTGGTGAAAAGCACCTCTTTAACCCGCAGAAGCCACTTCTAGAATTTCACATCGCATAGTAATTCTGTTCTATGTCTGTAATCGGGCTTGGACGTGACGAGAATGTCAGGGTCTAAAAGGAAGTAGTCTATAACGCtccaatagtcctacatcggatGAAAATAGGGTTATGATTGGAAATATAAGAGGCTGCGGCACCCTAGTAATAACAACTGGGCTTTAGCAAAttgggccagtggtttgggaccaagagttattattgctagtgggccgGGTCGTTATGGTAGGCACGTTTCAAACTAAATCGTTGTCTTCATGATCGTTTGATTTGGGCTCGTTAAATCAAAATCATCATCTTCATGGTAGGCACGGCACAATCCAAATCGCCTTTTTTGTGATAAGCTTGATTTGTATTCAGTTAAACCAAAATCGTCATCTTTGTGATAGGTGCATTCTGGCTTGCGCATGCCATTATCCACAACTTGACGTACACTAAGATTTGACATAATGTCGGCTTCTTAATTAAATATcgtaaaaaaaatcatattactTAGCCAAAATGGCTCGTAGCCTTGACATGGGTTCTAACCCAAATGGAACCAAATCTACTGCATAAATCATTGGGTTTGAACAAAGCCCAATATAAGCATAAACTCAATATGaacttaataaaaaaagagagaaaataaataagttaGAGCCGAGTCTACGTCAAGCCGGCTGGATACAATCTCAAATTGAACTATACCTGAGTCGACGGCAGATCATGTTGATGATAGAATAAAGATAAACTAAATCCGCCGATGATGGATCAAAGATAAACTAAATCCAAGTTGGTGAATCAAACCCAAGATAATGAATCACACCAAACCGAATCTGAGATAGGAGAACTGAACCCATGGCAATAATAGGAAGATATGCACTATTGAAATAATAATCAATACTTTCTCTTCTTAATTTATGCCTCTCTTGTGTCTTCTTTCCAGCTTTAGTAGGATTGAAGAAGCTAAAGGTGCTTGATCTTAGTGGAAACCAATTTATAGGAGAGATCCCGATGTTTTTGGGGTCTCTGATATCTCTGGAAGTCTTGGATTTgagcaataataatttaaatggaTTACTTCCTTTAAAGggtatgattttttatttcaaaatctcTACAAACGACTTTTGATGATAATGCAATATAATTTGTATATCTTATTATCTTACACAGTTCTCCAAGAACTTACAAACTTGCAAGTGGTGCGCCTTGCATATAATCAATTCAGTGGGAGTCTTCCTCTAACTCTTGGAAACTTTACATTCCTTCAATATGTTGACTTCTCTGGTAACTTCTTGGAGGGAACTATACCAAAGCAACTCTTCAAAGGGCTTGTCTCACTTCAATATCTAGACCTTTCCAATAACTATCTTTATGGAGAGTTTTCACTACACTCTTTTTACAACATATCAAAGCTTGAAGGAATCATACTTTCAAACAACGAGGGACTAGAGGTGGACATTAATAGTTGGAGTTCAGTTCAACAATTACAGTTGCGAATTCTTATGCTGTCAAGTTGCAAGTTGGAAAAGAATGCCATTCGCACCCCTACGTTTATCTGCTCTCAACGTCAACTCGAAGCACTCGATCTCTCCAACAACAATTTAATAGGAAACGTCCCTACTTGCCTACTTAACAATAATACCAAAATGGAATACTTGATCTTACGAAGTAACATATTAACAGGGACAATTCATCTTCCCACTCATCACATGACTATATGTGATGTCTCTGACAATCTCTTTAGTGGTTCACTCCCTTCTAACATTAGTATGGTTTCTCCGACTTTGTCAGTTCTTAACTTTTCCTCAAACAATCTAATAGGAAACATCCCTTCGTCATTTGCTAACATAAGCCAATTGTCGATTTTGGATCTTTCAGACAATCATATCTCAGGTGAAGTACCAGCCCAACTAGTGAATGGTGGAAGTGAATTGTTCATTTTGAAGCTTTCCAACAACAATTTGCACGGGAAAATTTCTGGTCTAAATTTTACAAGTGGGTCATACATTAACTTAGGAGGCAACAAGCTATCTGGAACACTACCAAGTAATATAGATGGTGTCATGGCACTTGATGTCCATGACAATGATCTGAGCGGTTTAATCCCAGAGACCCCTTGGGACACAACTGAATTGGAAGTCCTTATTCTTAGAGGGAATCATTTTGAAGGCCCAATTCCACAATGGCTATGTAATGAAACAAGACTTTACATACTAGACCTCTCCGACAACAGTCTCTCTGGTTCTTTACCTCGTTGGTTCCATCCATTCATATGGCATCTCAATTTGGCTAATAATTGTTTGACAGGAGAAGTACCAAGTGTTCTTTTTAATCTCTCGAACCTTGAAGCACTAGACATTAGCAAAAATTACCTTTCAGGTCAAATTCCAATGCAAATAGGAAGTGAGCTTCAAATGTTGATTCTTATTTTGAGGGAAAATTCTTTTAGTGGGCTAGTGCCTTGTCAGTTGTGCAGCCTTCAAAATTTACACATATTAGACCTATCACACAACAACTTTTCTGGACCAATACCATCTTGCCTTGGTACAATGGCATTCAGAAGCAATGAATCACAATCCTACTTTCTATTTCCACAAGGTTGGGTCTATATCATATTCCTCCAGGAATTTCAGATAATTCTGTTTTCAAATTTCTTTATCTCGTATAAATTCGATGCTACTATGGAACTACAAGAGGAAGAGTTTACCACTAAAGGCAATTTCTATATGTACCAAAGGGATCATTTGGTTTCTATGACCTTAATTGATATGTCAGCAAACAAGTTGACAGGAAAAATTCCCCCTGAAATTGGAAATCTTAGTGGACTTGTATCTCTAAACTTATCCTACAACCAACTTACCGGTCCGATCCCTGCAGCCTTGTCAAATTTATCTCAGATTGAGAGCCTTGACATATCCCACAACAAGTTAAGCGGCGGCATTCCTTGG encodes:
- the LOC109704667 gene encoding probable LRR receptor-like serine/threonine-protein kinase At4g36180 isoform X2, producing MGLYYHHSINDGFSGRALIIMRITLVIVIISMMMLSSKFGVGCPVEEYEALLELKASCNGTSPPSWGKHRDCCLWERVVCDNNTKQVTELHLYDLFWYYYPEGNEILYEAQSWQLNLSIFSSFRELRYLDLSWNRFTGLLSSTTALVGLKKLKELDLSGNQFTGEIPMSLGYLTSLEVLYLGWNELNASHSLKALVGLKKLKVLDLSGNQFIGEIPMFLGSLISLEVLDLSNNNLNGLLPLKVLQELTNLQVVRLAYNQFSGSLPLTLGNFTFLQYVDFSGNFLEGTIPKQLFKGLVSLQYLDLSNNYLYGEFSLHSFYNISKLEGIILSNNEGLEVDINSWSSVQQLQLRILMLSSCKLEKNAIRTPTFICSQRQLEALDLSNNNLIGNVPTCLLNNNTKMEYLILRSNILTGTIHLPTHHMTICDVSDNLFSGSLPSNINNHISGEVPAQLVNGGSELFILKLSNNNLHGKISGLNFTSGSYINLGGNKLSGTLPSNIDGVMALDVHDNDLSGLIPETPWDTTELEVLILRGNHFEGPIPQWLCNETRLYILDLSDNSLSGSLPRWFHPFIWHLNLANNCLTGEVPSVLFNLSNLEALDISKNYLSGQIPMQIGSELQMLILILRENSFSGLVPCQLCSLQNLHILDLSHNNFSGPIPSCLGTMAFRSNESQSYFLFPQGWVYIIFLQEFQIILFSNFFISYKFDATMELQEEEFTTKGNFYMYQRDHLVSMTLIDMSANKLTGKIPPEIGNLSGLVSLNLSYNQLTGPIPAALSNLSQIESLDISHNKLSGGIPWQLDQLKFLEVFSVAQNNLSGCIPNFRDQLATFGEAAYAGNVGLHGPPLDRMCTSASNTTAPLEEEDKEVSSIDKVIFYAISAAAYVGGFWFTIFVLFCNRWGRNVRVRLDSYVDYLFAEISMVVRKIISM
- the LOC109704667 gene encoding probable LRR receptor-like serine/threonine-protein kinase At4g36180 isoform X1, with the translated sequence MGLYYHHSINDGFSGRALIIMRITLVIVIISMMMLSSKFGVGCPVEEYEALLELKASCNGTSPPSWGKHRDCCLWERVVCDNNTKQVTELHLYDLFWYYYPEGNEILYEAQSWQLNLSIFSSFRELRYLDLSWNRFTGLLSSTTALVGLKKLKELDLSGNQFTGEIPMSLGYLTSLEVLYLGWNELNASHSLKALVGLKKLKVLDLSGNQFIGEIPMFLGSLISLEVLDLSNNNLNGLLPLKVLQELTNLQVVRLAYNQFSGSLPLTLGNFTFLQYVDFSGNFLEGTIPKQLFKGLVSLQYLDLSNNYLYGEFSLHSFYNISKLEGIILSNNEGLEVDINSWSSVQQLQLRILMLSSCKLEKNAIRTPTFICSQRQLEALDLSNNNLIGNVPTCLLNNNTKMEYLILRSNILTGTIHLPTHHMTICDVSDNLFSGSLPSNISMVSPTLSVLNFSSNNLIGNIPSSFANISQLSILDLSDNHISGEVPAQLVNGGSELFILKLSNNNLHGKISGLNFTSGSYINLGGNKLSGTLPSNIDGVMALDVHDNDLSGLIPETPWDTTELEVLILRGNHFEGPIPQWLCNETRLYILDLSDNSLSGSLPRWFHPFIWHLNLANNCLTGEVPSVLFNLSNLEALDISKNYLSGQIPMQIGSELQMLILILRENSFSGLVPCQLCSLQNLHILDLSHNNFSGPIPSCLGTMAFRSNESQSYFLFPQGWVYIIFLQEFQIILFSNFFISYKFDATMELQEEEFTTKGNFYMYQRDHLVSMTLIDMSANKLTGKIPPEIGNLSGLVSLNLSYNQLTGPIPAALSNLSQIESLDISHNKLSGGIPWQLDQLKFLEVFSVAQNNLSGCIPNFRDQLATFGEAAYAGNVGLHGPPLDRMCTSASNTTAPLEEEDKEVSSIDKVIFYAISAAAYVGGFWFTIFVLFCNRWGRNVRVRLDSYVDYLFAEISMVVRKIISM